From Brassica rapa cultivar Chiifu-401-42 chromosome A06, CAAS_Brap_v3.01, whole genome shotgun sequence:
AGAAATTACTAGTAAGAAAACGAAAAAGAACCATTTAAATATCTACCGTTAGCAAAAACAGctaatcaaattaattatatCTCGTGAGTAAATGATTTTAGATTCATATTAAATCCCAACCTACATATCGGTCAAAGGTATTTATGACACATATTATGTTATTCAACATGATAAGTTTTGATTGATATTCCTCAAAGttgattaattttaaaattttgttattcgGTAATCAGTATGATGCAATATGCATCAATTTGGTTTAACTCCAATCGTTCAAAAGATACGCCACGCAGATGAAAGGGTCTTTACAACTTTTGTAAAGGCATATTCTATGTACTAGTCAATATGAATACTTTAATATGTAGTGTATACAACATTGTAAATATGATGCGTTTGACCAAATTCagttttaaaattgtttgtttGTACGTACGTTGAAACTAATAGATATATAAAGCATATTAACATTTTTTGGTCAACTAAAGCCTATTAAcataaagatttaaaaataagtagAAAAAAATAGTAGGTTACCTTCCGCAGTAAATTTGCTCATGAAGAAAAAAGAAGCTGAAAATGGCAGCAAAGACTTGAATCAAAGGGATGAAGCTAGACGTGAAAACCGGACCTCTTTGCTGGAGACACCACGATATTCCCACGTAGCACAATCCCGATCCCACAATACCCTAGCCAAGCATAGAGCATCGATCATAGTTACACGCATAAATTCAATGTAGAACTTGTAGACCGTTGTAATAATAGATTTGTGGTTTTCATGGAATCACAAATTTAAGTGTTTTAATAATAGCTTTGCTGTCAGTGTAAATTGTAAAACCAAACATCGAATGAaaacgaaaatatttttttcttttctgttttgttGCAACTTGTAGACCGTTGAACTATTTGTATATGCATCATAACAATAAGATCATCTTCAATCCTactatatttttacatttttcatttTAGGATAAAATTTAGAGTAAACTCTTCTCCGATTATATAATTCATTTTATTGCATAATATAATAAAAGTGgatttactttataaatatataaatcgaacaatacatttatttttaatcattacTTGATGTTCACTCTATGATAGAACATAActgaattaaaatttaactctattataaagttattttatttaaataaaaaatagaataatatgGGAGATATATACTCTAAGTTCCGTATATTTCATAAGTAGCTTAAAATGCACATAATGTGTAGATATAATATATTTGGTAGgcaaagtaaataataaatttcattacTTACCGAATAAAGTAAAGCTAAAACTTGAAATTTCTCTGTAACGACCCACATGGATATGCTCCTCTCCGAGATCAAACTCAACAAAGCAGATTGGATCACACCAAAAAAAGAGAGGATAGTGGTGCTCGTGTATTGGCACGGATATATCTGGCATATTTTAGCTTGAATGATAAACCATGATGACCATACTAAGATTGATATGATCAGCATGAACGAACCCATTGCCCACTTTTGTGTTACCGCAGTAGGCAAACTATTTGATGTTTGTGTTTGCATTTGAGCGTTTTGTTGAGTTAGTGCGGTTCCTTTATAAAGCGTAAGCACCAAAGCTCCACATATGCATATCATTGTGCCTAACACTTTGGCTCGTCCTATGTTGCTCTTGATGTTCAACGTCTCTTGCCTAATCAtttattgtttaatatattttataattgtgATGGTTAGAAGAAAGAAGTAGCCAAATATTGTAGAAATGTgttttgatcattttcattacctaaagacgagagccaaagcaAAAGTGACCGATGGAACCATATTGCTAAACGCTAAAGCGAAA
This genomic window contains:
- the LOC103875058 gene encoding WAT1-related protein At3g30340 isoform X2, which codes for MVKFDAKLWKAVFLMSFINIMLSVVNVMFKKMLNQGINRMVATTYRLAAGTLFLTPFAIFLERTSLVQYFFLIGLQNTSSTFALAFSNMVPSVTFALALVFRQETLNIKSNIGRAKVLGTMICICGALVLTLYKGTALTQQNAQMQTQTSNSLPTAVTQKWAMGSFMLIISILVWSSWFIIQAKICQIYPCQYTSTTILSFFGVIQSALLSLISERSISMWVVTEKFQVLALLYSGIVGSGLCYVGISWCLQQRGPVFTSSFIPLIQVFAAIFSFFFLHEQIYCGSVIGSMVIIVGLYILLWGKSKENPAPVTKQAPLNLDLEGCGTAPNEPNSTAQPISGK
- the LOC103875058 gene encoding WAT1-related protein At3g30340 isoform X3, which encodes MVKFDAKLWKAVFLMSFINIMLSVVNVMFKKMLNQGINRMVATTYRLAAGTLFLTPFAIFLERHNRPKLTGRILCSLFFSALLGTSLVQYFFLIGLQNTSSTFALAFSNMVPSVTFALALVFRQETLNIKSNIGRAKVLGTMICICGALVLTLYKGTALTQQNAQMQTQTSNSLPTAVTQKWAMGSFMLIISILVWSSWFIIQAKICQIYPCQYTSTTILSFFGVIQSALLSLISERSISMWVVTEKFQVLALLYSGIVGSGLCYVGISWCLQQRGPVFTSSFIPLIQVFAAIFSFFFLHEQIYCGRKGNIYLKRRNL
- the LOC103875058 gene encoding WAT1-related protein At3g30340 isoform X1; translated protein: MVKFDAKLWKAVFLMSFINIMLSVVNVMFKKMLNQGINRMVATTYRLAAGTLFLTPFAIFLERHNRPKLTGRILCSLFFSALLGTSLVQYFFLIGLQNTSSTFALAFSNMVPSVTFALALVFRQETLNIKSNIGRAKVLGTMICICGALVLTLYKGTALTQQNAQMQTQTSNSLPTAVTQKWAMGSFMLIISILVWSSWFIIQAKICQIYPCQYTSTTILSFFGVIQSALLSLISERSISMWVVTEKFQVLALLYSGIVGSGLCYVGISWCLQQRGPVFTSSFIPLIQVFAAIFSFFFLHEQIYCGSVIGSMVIIVGLYILLWGKSKENPAPVTKQAPLNLDLEGCGTAPNEPNSTAQPISGK